Part of the Hippea jasoniae genome, GAGGGAAAACAAAACTTAATTAGACTTAATTGAGTTTCATTTATGTTCTAATAGGTGTTTATTCAAGTAGGGGCTCGACAGGCTCCTTTATCGAGCCTGACGCCAAGAACTCTTCAAAGACTTTCTTAAGTAGGCAGTCGGGCTTGATGAAGGGAATTATCCGACCACCATCTGTCTTGGGTTTTCCAATTGTAGCTGATGGTCGGACACCTACTTTTTTACCTGCTCATAAGAATTGCAAAGCTTTATTAAGCTCAATTAGACTTTATTTATCTTCTTGAGATTGTTTGATTAAGTAGGGGCTTGGAAGGCGAATTTAAGCTCACAAAAAAAGCTTTACACAAACAATTAAAATTGTCATAATTTGAATAGTGGGTGAGAAAATGAAAAAGTTTAGTGTAATGGTAGCTATATTGGTTTTAGTAAATTTTGCAGGAATTTGTGCGTTTTCAAGCACAAACTCTATAAAAAGTTATATATTGAGAATTAATAAATCACCCATAAGTCAGAATGAAAAACAAGACCTCCTGCATATGAGAGAGGAAGAGAAACTTGCAAGAGATGTATATTTATCGCTTTACAAAAAATGGAGAATCCCTATATTCAGGAATATCGCAAAAAGCGAATCGTGGCATATGCAAATGGTTAAATTTTTACTTGATAAATATGGAATAGAAGACCCTGTAAAAACAGATGTAGTTGGAGTTTTTTCACATCCACATATCCAAGAATTATACAAGGAGTTAGTTGAAAAAGGGAGCAAATCAATTGTAGATGCTCTAAAAGTTGGCGCTACCATTGAAGATTTAGATATTTATGATCTTGATAAAGCTATAAAAAGAAGCGATAATAACGATATTGACTTTGTATATTCAAGACTTAGATGGGGAAGCACAAATCACTTAAAGGCATTTATAAGACTCTCAAAAAGATATGGATCTAACTATACTCCGCAATACATCTCGCAAGTAGAGTTTAACAACATTATTAATTCAAGGGATAGATAAAATTAAACAAAGAAAGTGGATCGATTTAGTTCTCTTTTATACTACTGCAATCTTAATTATCAGTGGAGTTGTGCTTTATATTGTTCCCTCAGGAAGGGTCGCCTACTTTACTGGATGGACTCTTTTTGGGCTTGATAAAGACGAATGGAGCAATCTTCACATTAT contains:
- a CDS encoding DUF2202 domain-containing protein, which produces MGEKMKKFSVMVAILVLVNFAGICAFSSTNSIKSYILRINKSPISQNEKQDLLHMREEEKLARDVYLSLYKKWRIPIFRNIAKSESWHMQMVKFLLDKYGIEDPVKTDVVGVFSHPHIQELYKELVEKGSKSIVDALKVGATIEDLDIYDLDKAIKRSDNNDIDFVYSRLRWGSTNHLKAFIRLSKRYGSNYTPQYISQVEFNNIINSRDR